The Euphorbia lathyris chromosome 3, ddEupLath1.1, whole genome shotgun sequence genome contains a region encoding:
- the LOC136224952 gene encoding scopoletin glucosyltransferase-like isoform X1, with the protein MRNGCLSQRMGSESEKPHIVLFPFMAHGHMIPMVDIAKLFASRNLKTTILTTPLNEPLVSRQIQKTPNSDSNINLHILKFPIFEAGLPEGCENVDFISSKNLGWEILSKFLLATPLFKDPLEEVLREINPDCLVADWIFPWATDSASKFGIPRLVFHGFCFFSLCTMLSIHKYKPYKNISSDSEPFVVPSLPGDMKLSRNKLLKPELRESETDEIRKLYEASIESELKSFGVVVNSFFELEPVYAEHYRNVLGRRAWSIGPVSLCNRDVEEQARRGNKSLIDEHECSKWLDSMKPDSVVYLCFGSTTNFKATQLKEIAIGLEASRKDFIWVVRTSINLEDDEDWLPEGFEERMEGKGLIIRGWAPQVVILEHEAIGGFVTHCGWNSTLEGIVAGLPMVTWPIGSEQFFNEKFVTEVLKIGVSIGVHDHSIIKSEYVEKAINQIMEGEEMRRKAHELGQIARMAVEEGGSSYSDLNVLIDELVKLQS; encoded by the exons ATGAGAAATGGCTGCCTGAG TCAAAGAATGGGAAGTGAATCTGAAAAACCACATATAGTTTTGTTCCCATTCATGGCTCATGGCCATATGATTCCAATGGTAGACATAGCCAAGCTTTTTGCTTCAAGAAACCTCAAAACCACCATTCTCACAACACCTCTCAATGAACCTCTTGTCTCTAGACAAATTCAAAAAACCCCAAATTCAGATTCTAATATCAATCTTCACATCCTTAAATTTCCTATCTTTGAAGCTGGATTACCAGAAGGATGTGAAAACGTTGACTTTATCAGTTCCAAGAATCTAGGATGGGAAATTCTCTCCAAATTTCTTCTTGCAACACCCTTGTTTAAGGATCCACTGGAAGAAGTCCTAAGAGAAATCAATCCAGATTGTCTTGTTGCTGATTGGATATTTCCTTGGGCTACTGATTCTGCTTCCAAATTTGGTATCCCAAGGCTTGTTTTTCATGgattttgtttcttttctttatgtaCTATGTTATCTATTCacaaatataaaccttataaAAACATATCGTCAGATTCGGAGCCCTTTGTCGTTCCGAGTCTTCCTGGAGATATGAAGCTCTCAAGAAACAAACTATTGAAACCTGAGTTACGAGAAAGTGAAACCGATGAGATAAGGAAACTGTACGAGGCTTCCATAGAATCGGAGCTGAAGAGCTTTGGAGTAGTAGTAAACAGTTTTTTCGAGCTCGAACCGGTGTATGCTGAACACTACAGAAACGTTTTGGGCAGGAGAGCTTGGAGTATTGGCCCGGTTTCTCTTTGTAATAGAGATGTTGAAGAACAAGCACGAAGAGGAAACAAATCATTGATCGATGAACACGAGTGTTCGAAATGGCTTGATTCCATGAAACCTGATTCGGTTGTTTACTTATGTTTTGGTAGTACAACCAACTTCAAAGCAACTCAGCTGAAGGAGATTGCAATCGGACTTGAAGCTTCTCGGAAGGACTTTATATGGGTCGTCCGGACGAGCATTAATCTCGAAGACGACGAAGATTGGTTGCCTGAAGGATTTGAAGAAAGAATGGAAGGAAAAGGGCTGATAATTCGAGGATGGGCACCGCAAGTAGTTATACTCGAACACGAAGCAATAGGGGGATTTGTGACTCATTGCGGATGGAATTCAACACTTGAAGGAATAGTTGCGGGGTTGCCAATGGTGACTTGGCCTATAGGAAGTGAGCAATTCTTCAATGAAAAATTTGTGACAGAGGTATTGAAAATTGGTGTATCTATTGGTGTTCATGATCATAGCATTATAAAGAGTGAATATGTAGAGAAGGCTATAAATCAGATAATGGAAGGTGAAGAAATGAGAAGAAAAGCTCATGAACTTGGCCAGATTGCACGAATGGCAGTTGAAGAAGGCGGATCATCCTATTCTGATCTTAATGTTTTAATTGATGAACTCGTTAAGCTTCAATCTTAA
- the LOC136224952 gene encoding scopoletin glucosyltransferase-like isoform X2, which produces MRNGCLSQRMGSESEKPHIVLFPFMAHGHMIPMVDIAKLFASRNLKTTILTTPLNEPLVSRQIQKTPNSDSNINLHILKFPIFEAGLPEGCENVDFISSKNLGWEILSKFLLATPLFKDPLEEVLREINPDCLVADWIFPWATDSASKFDSEPFVVPSLPGDMKLSRNKLLKPELRESETDEIRKLYEASIESELKSFGVVVNSFFELEPVYAEHYRNVLGRRAWSIGPVSLCNRDVEEQARRGNKSLIDEHECSKWLDSMKPDSVVYLCFGSTTNFKATQLKEIAIGLEASRKDFIWVVRTSINLEDDEDWLPEGFEERMEGKGLIIRGWAPQVVILEHEAIGGFVTHCGWNSTLEGIVAGLPMVTWPIGSEQFFNEKFVTEVLKIGVSIGVHDHSIIKSEYVEKAINQIMEGEEMRRKAHELGQIARMAVEEGGSSYSDLNVLIDELVKLQS; this is translated from the exons ATGAGAAATGGCTGCCTGAG TCAAAGAATGGGAAGTGAATCTGAAAAACCACATATAGTTTTGTTCCCATTCATGGCTCATGGCCATATGATTCCAATGGTAGACATAGCCAAGCTTTTTGCTTCAAGAAACCTCAAAACCACCATTCTCACAACACCTCTCAATGAACCTCTTGTCTCTAGACAAATTCAAAAAACCCCAAATTCAGATTCTAATATCAATCTTCACATCCTTAAATTTCCTATCTTTGAAGCTGGATTACCAGAAGGATGTGAAAACGTTGACTTTATCAGTTCCAAGAATCTAGGATGGGAAATTCTCTCCAAATTTCTTCTTGCAACACCCTTGTTTAAGGATCCACTGGAAGAAGTCCTAAGAGAAATCAATCCAGATTGTCTTGTTGCTGATTGGATATTTCCTTGGGCTACTGATTCTGCTTCCAAATTTG ATTCGGAGCCCTTTGTCGTTCCGAGTCTTCCTGGAGATATGAAGCTCTCAAGAAACAAACTATTGAAACCTGAGTTACGAGAAAGTGAAACCGATGAGATAAGGAAACTGTACGAGGCTTCCATAGAATCGGAGCTGAAGAGCTTTGGAGTAGTAGTAAACAGTTTTTTCGAGCTCGAACCGGTGTATGCTGAACACTACAGAAACGTTTTGGGCAGGAGAGCTTGGAGTATTGGCCCGGTTTCTCTTTGTAATAGAGATGTTGAAGAACAAGCACGAAGAGGAAACAAATCATTGATCGATGAACACGAGTGTTCGAAATGGCTTGATTCCATGAAACCTGATTCGGTTGTTTACTTATGTTTTGGTAGTACAACCAACTTCAAAGCAACTCAGCTGAAGGAGATTGCAATCGGACTTGAAGCTTCTCGGAAGGACTTTATATGGGTCGTCCGGACGAGCATTAATCTCGAAGACGACGAAGATTGGTTGCCTGAAGGATTTGAAGAAAGAATGGAAGGAAAAGGGCTGATAATTCGAGGATGGGCACCGCAAGTAGTTATACTCGAACACGAAGCAATAGGGGGATTTGTGACTCATTGCGGATGGAATTCAACACTTGAAGGAATAGTTGCGGGGTTGCCAATGGTGACTTGGCCTATAGGAAGTGAGCAATTCTTCAATGAAAAATTTGTGACAGAGGTATTGAAAATTGGTGTATCTATTGGTGTTCATGATCATAGCATTATAAAGAGTGAATATGTAGAGAAGGCTATAAATCAGATAATGGAAGGTGAAGAAATGAGAAGAAAAGCTCATGAACTTGGCCAGATTGCACGAATGGCAGTTGAAGAAGGCGGATCATCCTATTCTGATCTTAATGTTTTAATTGATGAACTCGTTAAGCTTCAATCTTAA